In the Fibrobacter sp. UWB5 genome, one interval contains:
- the map gene encoding type I methionyl aminopeptidase translates to MAKIKIKSAKEIELIRDAGALAAETLIRAGEMCKAGVSTLEIDEFIGDYTRKHKGISACMGYHGYPRYACISINEVVCHGIPSANTILKDGDIVNIDITTILSGYHGDTSAMFCVGRVSNLAQELVDTAKFCMEEGIRVAGEDGARYYDIGNIIQDVAEEHDFSVVEDYCGHGIGRGFHEEPTLYHFRNNVLKQFIEVGHVFTIEPMINVGRPGTKTLSDGWTAVTRDGSLSAQWEHTVARTKNGIEILTLPR, encoded by the coding sequence ATGGCCAAAATCAAGATTAAATCCGCAAAAGAAATCGAACTGATCCGCGACGCCGGCGCCCTCGCCGCCGAAACGCTGATCCGCGCAGGCGAAATGTGCAAGGCCGGCGTTTCAACACTCGAAATCGACGAATTCATCGGCGACTATACCCGTAAGCACAAGGGTATTTCTGCTTGCATGGGTTACCACGGTTACCCGCGTTACGCCTGCATCAGCATCAACGAAGTCGTGTGTCACGGCATTCCGAGCGCAAACACCATCCTGAAAGACGGCGATATCGTGAACATCGATATCACCACGATTCTTTCGGGCTACCACGGCGATACATCCGCCATGTTCTGCGTCGGCCGCGTGAGCAACCTCGCCCAAGAACTCGTGGACACCGCCAAGTTTTGCATGGAAGAAGGCATTCGCGTTGCCGGCGAAGACGGCGCCCGTTACTACGACATCGGAAACATCATTCAGGATGTCGCCGAAGAACATGACTTTAGCGTGGTGGAAGACTACTGCGGTCACGGCATCGGTCGCGGATTCCACGAAGAACCGACCCTTTACCACTTCCGCAACAATGTTCTGAAGCAATTTATCGAAGTCGGTCACGTGTTCACGATTGAACCTATGATCAACGTGGGTCGCCCGGGCACCAAGACGCTCAGCGACGGCTGGACTGCAGTGACCCGCGACGGTTCTTTGAGCGCCCAGTGGGAACACACCGTGGCCCGCACCAAGAACGGCATCGAGATTCTCACTTTGCCGCGCTAA
- a CDS encoding DEAD/DEAH box helicase, protein MSEEVKEEKKEEKVNPFLTPVKIIEPEHKLPDYTFDMLPEEQKAVLAQHGWTDLMPVQRKTMPYMLAARDMLVQSKTGSGKTGAYVLPLLQVIVRDHVFPQALILVPTRELCLQVQDEIEKLSAGTGIRSVAIFGGVSYEPQLKALKNGVHIIVATPGRLMDHVQRGNVDFLDIRDLILDEADEMLSMGFYPDMQKIRKYLPKQIACTMFSATIPQTVKSLAREFQRPSAEFLSLSYDKVIANNLEHRWYPCDVMDKDSMTIKVLEYYNPESCMIFCNKKSDVSYLEQVLSGYGFNVGALSGDVAQNMREKTLNAFRDKKLRILICTDVAARGIDVDHVTHVIVYDHPDDHEVYVHRSGRTARAGRSGLCISLITPVEEIDMKQTAADFGINFIKMEPPTNEEIAKKVSERVRAKLEQEKNHFGGQKARERISRVIPLVKELANGTEEDQMLLAYLVDRYAWKKA, encoded by the coding sequence ATGAGTGAAGAAGTAAAAGAAGAAAAGAAAGAAGAGAAAGTAAATCCGTTTCTGACTCCCGTTAAGATTATCGAGCCCGAACACAAGCTCCCCGACTACACTTTTGACATGCTGCCCGAAGAACAGAAGGCTGTTCTCGCTCAGCACGGCTGGACCGACCTGATGCCGGTGCAGCGCAAGACAATGCCCTACATGCTGGCCGCCCGCGATATGCTGGTGCAGTCCAAGACCGGTTCGGGAAAGACCGGCGCCTACGTTCTCCCGCTTTTGCAGGTGATTGTCCGCGACCACGTTTTCCCGCAGGCCCTTATTCTGGTGCCGACCCGCGAGCTCTGCTTGCAGGTGCAAGACGAAATTGAAAAGCTCTCTGCCGGAACGGGTATCCGCTCGGTCGCTATTTTCGGCGGCGTAAGCTACGAACCCCAGCTCAAGGCACTTAAGAACGGCGTGCATATCATTGTCGCAACCCCCGGCCGCCTGATGGACCACGTACAGCGTGGCAACGTCGACTTCCTCGACATCCGCGACTTGATTCTGGACGAAGCCGACGAAATGCTTTCGATGGGTTTCTACCCCGACATGCAGAAGATCCGCAAGTACCTGCCCAAGCAGATTGCCTGCACCATGTTCAGCGCCACCATCCCGCAGACGGTGAAGAGCCTAGCCCGCGAATTCCAGCGTCCGAGCGCCGAATTCCTTTCGCTCAGCTACGACAAGGTGATTGCCAACAACCTGGAACACCGCTGGTACCCCTGCGACGTGATGGACAAGGATTCCATGACCATCAAGGTGCTGGAATACTACAATCCTGAAAGCTGCATGATTTTCTGCAACAAGAAGAGCGACGTGAGCTACCTGGAACAGGTGCTTTCGGGCTACGGATTCAACGTGGGCGCCCTGAGCGGCGATGTCGCCCAGAACATGCGTGAAAAGACCTTGAACGCCTTCCGCGACAAGAAACTCCGCATTCTCATTTGTACGGACGTGGCCGCCCGCGGTATTGACGTGGACCACGTGACACACGTAATCGTGTACGACCACCCCGATGACCACGAAGTGTATGTGCACCGTAGCGGACGTACCGCCCGTGCGGGTCGCAGCGGACTTTGCATTTCGCTGATTACGCCGGTCGAAGAAATCGACATGAAGCAGACAGCCGCCGATTTCGGCATCAACTTCATCAAGATGGAACCTCCGACCAACGAAGAAATTGCGAAGAAAGTCAGCGAACGCGTGCGTGCCAAGCTGGAACAGGAAAAGAACCACTTCGGTGGCCAGAAGGCTCGCGAACGTATCAGCCGCGTTATCCCCCTTGTAAAAGAACTCGCTAACGGAACCGAAGAAGACCAGATGCTGCTCGCCTACTTGGTCGACCGTTACGCATGGAAAAAGGCATAA
- the pyrE gene encoding orotate phosphoribosyltransferase, with protein MNNKDQFVHFLVEAGALKFGDFVTKSGRNTPYFINTGEFRTGRTLSKLAEFYAAAFMKHFDGKAQNLYGPAYKGIPLCAATAMKLSDVYNSDLTFTYNRKEAKDHGEGGMLVGYKYAEKTNVVIIEDVITAGTSVNETMQALSKIENANVIGLLISVDRKEKLENGKSALQTVQDEYGIEAHSIVNINDIIAFLESEENRKKINAPEGILDKVYAYREKWGAP; from the coding sequence ATGAATAACAAAGACCAATTTGTCCATTTTCTCGTTGAAGCCGGCGCTCTCAAGTTCGGCGATTTCGTGACCAAGAGCGGCCGCAACACGCCGTACTTTATCAATACCGGAGAATTCCGTACCGGACGTACCCTTTCCAAGCTCGCTGAATTTTACGCCGCTGCATTCATGAAGCATTTTGACGGCAAGGCCCAGAACCTTTACGGACCGGCCTACAAGGGCATTCCCCTGTGCGCTGCCACCGCCATGAAACTTTCCGACGTGTACAACTCGGACCTCACCTTTACCTACAACCGCAAAGAAGCCAAAGACCATGGTGAAGGCGGCATGCTGGTCGGTTACAAGTACGCCGAAAAGACGAACGTCGTGATTATCGAAGACGTGATTACGGCCGGCACCAGCGTGAACGAAACGATGCAGGCTCTTTCGAAGATCGAAAATGCAAATGTCATCGGTCTCTTGATCTCGGTGGACCGCAAGGAAAAGCTCGAAAACGGGAAGTCCGCACTCCAGACCGTGCAAGATGAATACGGCATCGAAGCCCACTCTATCGTAAACATCAACGATATCATTGCATTCCTCGAAAGCGAAGAAAACCGCAAGAAGATCAACGCTCCCGAAGGAATCCTCGACAAGGTGTACGCCTACCGCGAAAAGTGGGGCGCTCCGTAA
- the purU gene encoding formyltetrahydrofolate deformylase, producing MAITRYILQIHCPDQKGLIAGTTQVLAKAGANIVDLQQHTAKDIETFFLRAVFEAESENIEEVRKHLETLEGHLHLNWKLFDTTKIERVAIFVSKTDHCLYDLLLKHRDGDLPCEFSCIVGNHPDLGPVGGTFGVPFYYVPSNPDKSIPENRFREIIAETKTDTVVLARYMQILSEAFTEEFKYRIINIHHGFLPAFKGAKPYHQAWHKGVKIIGATAHFATEDLDQGPIICQDIQRVPETASIDELVELGKDIEKRTLSAALKLWLEHRVFVYAGRTFIL from the coding sequence ATGGCTATTACTCGTTATATTTTGCAGATTCATTGCCCTGACCAAAAGGGCCTTATTGCCGGAACAACCCAGGTGCTCGCCAAGGCGGGCGCCAACATTGTTGATTTACAGCAACATACGGCAAAAGATATCGAAACTTTCTTTCTACGTGCCGTTTTTGAAGCGGAATCCGAAAATATCGAAGAAGTCCGCAAGCACCTGGAGACCCTGGAAGGCCACCTCCACCTGAACTGGAAATTGTTCGATACCACCAAAATTGAACGCGTTGCCATCTTCGTCTCGAAGACGGACCACTGCCTTTATGACCTTTTGCTCAAGCATCGCGATGGCGACCTCCCCTGCGAGTTCAGCTGCATCGTGGGTAACCACCCCGACCTCGGCCCCGTGGGCGGCACCTTCGGCGTACCGTTCTACTATGTGCCGTCGAACCCGGACAAGAGCATTCCCGAGAACCGTTTCCGCGAAATTATCGCCGAAACCAAGACGGATACGGTGGTCCTCGCCCGTTATATGCAGATTTTGAGCGAAGCCTTTACAGAGGAATTCAAATACCGCATTATCAATATTCACCACGGATTCTTGCCGGCCTTCAAGGGCGCCAAGCCCTACCACCAGGCATGGCACAAGGGTGTGAAAATTATCGGTGCTACCGCCCACTTCGCCACCGAAGACCTGGACCAGGGCCCGATTATTTGCCAGGACATCCAGCGCGTGCCCGAAACCGCCAGCATCGATGAACTTGTGGAACTGGGTAAGGATATCGAAAAGCGCACGCTTTCGGCCGCCCTCAAGCTCTGGTTGGAACACCGCGTATTCGTTTATGCGGGCCGTACCTTTATCCTCTAG
- a CDS encoding fibrobacter succinogenes major paralogous domain-containing protein, whose amino-acid sequence MSRKFSFKSMIAVVFGMAVVQAVAVPQKSWDAIYNAEGEGDYSAAKIDGKIRFGKYTHYKEVQPVSFKVSDSLFAFSVAGNMTVPADKIEKEGFYNKCNETMEAWISFFNKPRDFGGEQLVINIAGVDLACGDELFAVGDLRIKFTNPKAQEAWATNLEGREKYKREKVVEYRRAEQEHRASLRDVSGMVKDPRDGQVYRTIKVEGREWFAQNVNYNVEGHSWCYEDKENYCARGGRLYDLEGARKACPEGWHLPRDREWMDLLTGLTKCYDGVDKCEKFANKMKATTGWQGGGGTDEYGFSVFSSGYRKMVGKSIVRYEDMGEYAGFWSAQNGRNETIWIWAMGRMSDQMVRQLVPSKTNAYSVRCINGN is encoded by the coding sequence ATGAGTCGTAAATTCTCTTTCAAGTCTATGATTGCCGTCGTATTCGGTATGGCTGTTGTCCAGGCCGTTGCTGTTCCGCAGAAGTCCTGGGATGCTATTTATAACGCCGAAGGCGAAGGTGATTATTCCGCTGCCAAGATCGATGGCAAGATTCGTTTCGGTAAGTACACGCACTATAAGGAAGTCCAGCCGGTTTCTTTCAAGGTTTCTGACAGCCTGTTCGCTTTCTCTGTTGCCGGTAACATGACCGTTCCTGCCGACAAGATCGAAAAGGAAGGCTTCTACAACAAGTGCAACGAAACCATGGAAGCGTGGATTTCTTTCTTTAACAAGCCGCGCGATTTCGGTGGTGAACAGCTTGTCATCAATATTGCTGGCGTCGACCTCGCTTGTGGCGACGAACTTTTTGCCGTGGGTGATTTGCGCATCAAGTTCACGAACCCCAAGGCTCAAGAAGCATGGGCTACTAACCTGGAAGGCCGTGAAAAGTACAAGCGTGAAAAGGTGGTGGAATACCGCCGCGCCGAACAGGAACATCGCGCTTCACTCCGCGACGTTTCGGGCATGGTCAAGGACCCGCGTGATGGCCAGGTGTACCGCACTATCAAGGTCGAAGGCCGTGAATGGTTCGCCCAGAACGTGAACTACAATGTCGAAGGTCATTCCTGGTGCTATGAAGACAAGGAAAATTACTGCGCCCGCGGTGGTCGTCTGTATGACTTGGAAGGCGCCCGTAAGGCATGCCCCGAAGGCTGGCACCTGCCGCGTGACCGCGAATGGATGGACTTGCTGACAGGCCTTACCAAGTGCTATGACGGCGTGGACAAGTGCGAAAAGTTTGCAAACAAGATGAAGGCTACTACCGGTTGGCAGGGCGGTGGCGGTACCGACGAATACGGCTTCTCTGTCTTCTCTTCGGGTTACCGCAAGATGGTGGGTAAGTCTATCGTCCGCTACGAAGACATGGGTGAATACGCTGGCTTCTGGTCTGCACAGAACGGCCGTAACGAAACCATTTGGATTTGGGCGATGGGTCGTATGAGCGACCAGATGGTTCGCCAGCTGGTGCCGAGCAAGACCAACGCCTACTCCGTCCGCTGCATCAATGGTAACTAA
- the argS gene encoding arginine--tRNA ligase: MNSFEQEIAEALAATGSFEKEAALKLISVPPDTSHGNFTIPCFSLAKVMRKAPKMIAEDLAAQVKLPAGLSKVEAVNGYLNFFIDRGFLAKSTLEEIAAKGLEYGHAAPNGKVVCIDFSSPNIGKELAFHHLRSTMIGNSLSRIYKAAGYKVERINHLGDWGTAFGKLIVMYLREKRPTDDATLDSLTVKELNILYAAFSKASKEEPGLEDEARAAFTKLEQGDEFYRKLWTAFRAATLKELMRIYDMMGVGFDHYTGESFFEDKIPAILDELREKNLMVKSQDLDVVMLDEFDLNPCLIRKSDGSTLYATRDLAAACYRKKEYNFDKCLYVVDLGQALHFKQVFHVLKKMGREWYKDMYHIPFGVILQLVDGKWEKGKTRTGTASLLRDVIEAAQKKILEFIDEKNPNLENKELIARQIGISALTFNDLKNSRLKDVRFDWDAVMSFEGDTGPYVQNAHVRLCSIMRKAGIERADLAAAIKDVNFAELGDDAAYSLINILSKKGKKILDAVAGDEPSVLAQYALEIAEAAHKFIHEDRVLGSAEEKSRLFLVQATQIVLENVLDLLGLFPIRQM, from the coding sequence ATGAACTCGTTTGAGCAAGAAATCGCAGAAGCGCTGGCCGCTACCGGTTCCTTCGAAAAGGAAGCCGCCCTCAAGCTTATCTCTGTGCCGCCTGACACCAGCCACGGCAACTTCACTATTCCGTGCTTCTCGCTCGCAAAGGTAATGCGCAAGGCCCCGAAGATGATTGCCGAAGACCTCGCCGCACAGGTGAAGCTCCCCGCCGGCCTTTCGAAGGTGGAAGCCGTGAACGGTTACCTGAACTTCTTCATCGACCGCGGATTCCTCGCGAAGTCCACTCTCGAAGAAATCGCCGCCAAGGGTCTGGAATACGGACACGCCGCGCCGAACGGCAAGGTCGTTTGCATCGACTTCAGCTCCCCCAACATCGGTAAGGAACTCGCCTTCCACCACCTGCGTTCGACAATGATCGGAAACTCGCTTTCCCGCATTTACAAGGCCGCCGGCTACAAGGTGGAACGCATTAACCACCTGGGCGACTGGGGTACCGCTTTCGGCAAGCTCATCGTGATGTACCTGCGCGAAAAGCGCCCGACAGACGACGCCACACTCGATAGCCTGACCGTGAAGGAACTCAACATCCTTTACGCAGCCTTCTCCAAGGCCAGCAAGGAAGAGCCGGGGCTCGAAGACGAAGCACGCGCCGCATTCACCAAGCTCGAACAGGGCGATGAATTCTACCGCAAGCTTTGGACCGCCTTCCGTGCGGCAACGCTCAAGGAACTCATGCGTATTTACGACATGATGGGCGTAGGCTTTGACCATTACACCGGCGAATCCTTCTTCGAAGACAAGATTCCGGCCATTCTCGACGAACTCCGCGAAAAGAATTTGATGGTGAAGAGTCAGGATTTGGACGTGGTGATGCTCGACGAATTTGACCTGAACCCCTGCCTTATCCGTAAGAGCGATGGCTCTACTTTGTACGCAACCCGCGACTTGGCCGCCGCCTGCTACCGCAAGAAGGAATACAACTTCGACAAGTGCCTTTACGTGGTGGACCTCGGACAGGCTCTCCACTTCAAGCAGGTATTCCACGTGCTCAAGAAGATGGGCCGCGAATGGTACAAGGACATGTACCACATTCCGTTCGGCGTAATTCTGCAGTTGGTCGACGGCAAATGGGAAAAGGGCAAGACCCGTACGGGTACTGCCAGCCTGTTGCGCGACGTGATTGAAGCCGCCCAGAAGAAGATTCTCGAATTCATTGACGAGAAGAATCCGAACCTCGAAAACAAGGAACTCATCGCTCGCCAGATCGGTATCAGCGCACTCACCTTCAACGACCTCAAGAACAGCCGCCTGAAGGATGTGCGTTTCGATTGGGACGCCGTGATGAGCTTCGAAGGCGACACCGGTCCGTATGTGCAGAACGCCCACGTGCGCCTGTGCAGCATCATGCGCAAGGCCGGCATTGAACGCGCGGACCTCGCCGCCGCAATCAAGGACGTGAACTTTGCCGAACTCGGCGACGATGCCGCTTACAGCCTCATCAACATCCTGTCGAAGAAGGGCAAGAAGATTCTGGACGCTGTCGCCGGTGACGAACCGAGCGTTCTCGCCCAGTACGCTCTCGAAATCGCAGAAGCCGCACACAAGTTCATCCACGAAGACCGCGTGCTTGGCAGCGCCGAAGAAAAGTCCAGACTCTTCTTGGTGCAGGCAACGCAGATCGTGCTCGAAAACGTGCTTGACTTGCTCGGCCTCTTCCCGATCCGCCAGATGTAA
- the rsfS gene encoding ribosome silencing factor — protein MTTKIKDLPESVNIGASILFELRAQDVQLIDLRGIKDVTDFFLVATCESEAQMQAILNELRKEFKAANIPSVGVEYKEGVRWAVFDAGLDLMVHLFEEEKRNEISLDRLYADGTVETLDENDFVKKTSKKKSSEDELV, from the coding sequence ATGACAACAAAAATCAAAGACCTGCCAGAGTCCGTAAATATCGGCGCCAGCATTCTTTTTGAATTGCGCGCCCAGGACGTCCAGTTGATTGACCTTCGCGGTATCAAGGACGTGACCGACTTTTTCCTTGTCGCCACTTGCGAAAGCGAAGCCCAGATGCAGGCCATTTTGAATGAACTCCGCAAGGAATTCAAGGCCGCCAACATTCCGTCCGTGGGCGTGGAATACAAGGAAGGAGTGCGCTGGGCCGTGTTCGACGCAGGCCTTGACCTGATGGTTCACCTGTTCGAAGAAGAAAAGCGCAACGAGATTTCCCTGGACCGTCTGTACGCCGACGGCACCGTTGAAACTCTCGACGAAAATGACTTTGTGAAGAAGACCTCCAAGAAGAAGAGCAGTGAAGATGAACTCGTTTGA
- a CDS encoding LytR C-terminal domain-containing protein, with amino-acid sequence MAVLAAFLLTGCEEEKKPQVVKVKRTYKGDVEVLNSCGMQGAAAKMRSYLRDNGFDIVSSRNDRLQNYDETVLVLRNPEWEGAKALAQALKTDNVLIVHSDRAVVDAAVYIGKDFNQIIEPEQGEEK; translated from the coding sequence ATGGCCGTTTTAGCGGCATTTCTTTTGACGGGATGTGAAGAAGAAAAGAAGCCCCAAGTCGTAAAGGTCAAGCGTACCTACAAGGGCGATGTCGAAGTGTTGAACAGTTGCGGCATGCAGGGCGCGGCAGCCAAGATGCGCTCTTACCTGCGCGACAACGGCTTTGACATTGTAAGCTCCAGAAACGACCGTCTGCAAAATTACGACGAGACCGTTCTTGTGCTTAGGAACCCCGAATGGGAAGGCGCGAAGGCTCTTGCCCAAGCGCTCAAGACCGACAACGTGCTGATTGTCCATAGCGACCGCGCTGTCGTCGATGCCGCCGTATACATCGGAAAAGACTTTAATCAAATCATAGAACCCGAACAGGGAGAAGAAAAATGA
- the panD gene encoding aspartate 1-decarboxylase, whose product MQLELLKSKIHRATVTDANLNYEGSITIARDLMDAANILPFEKVGVLDVNNGNRLDTYVIEGPAGSGVICLNGAAARLVQPGDLVIIVAYATMSEEEAKTWKPTVIHVNNKNEIV is encoded by the coding sequence ATGCAGCTAGAATTACTCAAGAGCAAAATTCATCGCGCAACTGTAACCGACGCAAACCTCAATTACGAGGGTTCGATTACTATTGCCCGCGACTTGATGGATGCAGCCAACATTCTTCCCTTCGAAAAAGTGGGCGTTCTTGACGTGAACAACGGCAACCGCCTGGACACTTATGTCATTGAAGGCCCTGCCGGTTCCGGCGTGATTTGCCTGAACGGCGCTGCCGCACGACTTGTTCAGCCCGGCGATCTCGTGATTATCGTGGCTTATGCAACCATGAGCGAAGAAGAAGCCAAAACGTGGAAGCCTACAGTTATCCACGTCAATAACAAGAACGAAATCGTCTAA
- a CDS encoding SPOR domain-containing protein: MKKILITLTAIFATAAFAQTMADAQKAYVAGNWKEAAAAYEAACPKEPDSLRAECYLWNVLALSQMGSAQSFKIAGNRLDSLIKTTNPQRAIYSDLMMTSAQFRLYLGKYDKAAEDLIQAIETSHPHQAIVLQKVCKAVKAKVKSEDLNERCNLLNNPDSLKAIQTASKAKDAPAAEPAKVAAPEPKPVVAEPAPAVEQPKAAAPVATAPVATPAPATAPTTTATASAEYWTLQLGAFGTKSNADLLVSNLKKQKIACTIIEQPRGEKTLYLVQTGKFETKDQAVDFAASKLAPLKIEYQPLLKR; this comes from the coding sequence ATGAAAAAAATACTGATTACTTTAACAGCGATTTTTGCAACAGCCGCATTCGCACAGACGATGGCTGATGCGCAAAAGGCATACGTTGCCGGCAACTGGAAAGAAGCCGCTGCCGCCTACGAAGCCGCCTGTCCCAAGGAACCGGATTCCCTGCGCGCCGAATGCTACTTGTGGAACGTACTCGCCCTTTCGCAAATGGGGAGCGCGCAGTCGTTCAAGATTGCAGGCAACCGTCTCGACAGTCTGATCAAGACGACGAATCCGCAAAGAGCGATTTATTCGGACCTGATGATGACGAGCGCCCAGTTCAGGCTCTACCTTGGCAAGTATGACAAGGCCGCCGAAGACTTGATTCAGGCAATCGAAACTTCGCACCCGCACCAAGCTATTGTACTGCAGAAGGTTTGCAAGGCCGTTAAGGCAAAGGTAAAATCGGAAGACCTGAACGAACGCTGCAACCTGCTAAACAATCCGGATTCTCTCAAAGCAATTCAAACCGCATCGAAGGCAAAGGACGCTCCTGCCGCCGAACCCGCAAAGGTAGCCGCTCCGGAACCCAAGCCCGTCGTTGCCGAACCGGCACCTGCAGTCGAACAACCTAAAGCCGCGGCACCTGTCGCCACAGCTCCCGTCGCTACACCGGCTCCCGCAACAGCGCCTACGACCACCGCCACCGCATCGGCAGAATACTGGACTTTGCAATTGGGCGCATTTGGAACAAAATCTAATGCAGACTTACTGGTTTCGAATCTGAAAAAGCAAAAAATCGCCTGCACAATTATAGAGCAACCTCGCGGCGAAAAAACGCTTTATTTGGTCCAAACGGGCAAATTCGAAACCAAAGATCAAGCTGTCGATTTCGCAGCAAGTAAGCTTGCACCCCTTAAAATTGAATATCAGCCCCTTTTGAAAAGGTAA
- the miaB gene encoding tRNA (N6-isopentenyl adenosine(37)-C2)-methylthiotransferase MiaB: MKKYHLATYGCQMNEYDSAMIAQELDMCGCVETSNQEDADFIIVNTCSVREKAEETAIANISKLKYLNKKNSDVKVVVCGCMAKNRGPELLKRLPNVSYIVGPDQYKKIPELLLGDAKSPLHLTHHKMFIDEDLSENYLGEYAKLQNDFTTFVAIQRGCNKRCSYCIVPYLRGPEKYRDMEDVLAEVRKAADKGITEVTLLGQTVNAYKTEGGNFADLLTKVSEIDGIRRIRFTSPHPRHYTNELIDVLLNNPKVCHYAHIPIQSGSDAMLKKMRRQHNMEQYLSIIEQLRSKDPFYGISTDVICGFVGETEEDFEQTLKAFENCQFDSAFMFIYSPRKGTESYKETETLTEAEKQERHTRLVELQNAITLKRNQMMLGRTEELLVEKNSARDETELRGRTDNFKKVVFKPEDGQIVKPGDYVKVKLDDIRGWTIRGKLV; encoded by the coding sequence ATGAAAAAATACCACTTGGCCACATACGGCTGCCAGATGAACGAGTACGACTCGGCGATGATTGCCCAGGAGCTCGACATGTGCGGTTGTGTCGAGACGAGCAACCAGGAAGATGCCGACTTTATCATCGTGAACACCTGCAGCGTGCGCGAAAAGGCCGAGGAAACCGCCATCGCGAACATCAGCAAGCTCAAGTACCTGAACAAGAAGAATTCCGACGTTAAGGTGGTCGTTTGCGGTTGCATGGCGAAGAATCGCGGGCCGGAACTTTTGAAGCGCTTGCCTAACGTGAGCTACATCGTGGGCCCGGACCAGTACAAGAAAATTCCGGAGTTGCTGCTGGGCGACGCCAAAAGTCCCTTGCACCTGACGCACCACAAGATGTTCATCGACGAGGACCTGAGCGAAAACTACTTGGGCGAATACGCGAAGCTCCAGAACGACTTCACGACCTTCGTCGCGATTCAGCGCGGTTGCAACAAGCGCTGCAGCTACTGTATTGTGCCGTATCTGCGCGGGCCGGAAAAGTACCGCGACATGGAAGACGTGCTCGCCGAAGTCCGCAAGGCCGCAGACAAGGGCATTACCGAAGTGACGCTCTTGGGCCAAACCGTGAACGCCTACAAGACGGAAGGCGGGAACTTCGCCGATCTCCTTACGAAGGTTTCTGAAATCGACGGCATCCGCCGCATTCGCTTTACGAGCCCGCACCCGAGGCACTACACGAACGAGCTCATCGACGTGCTGCTGAACAACCCGAAGGTTTGCCACTATGCGCACATCCCCATCCAGAGCGGCTCCGACGCCATGCTCAAGAAGATGCGCCGCCAGCACAACATGGAACAGTACCTCTCGATTATCGAGCAGCTGCGCAGCAAAGACCCGTTCTACGGCATTTCGACGGACGTAATCTGCGGTTTTGTGGGCGAAACGGAAGAGGATTTCGAGCAGACGCTCAAGGCTTTTGAAAACTGCCAATTCGACTCTGCGTTCATGTTCATCTACAGCCCGCGCAAGGGCACGGAATCGTACAAGGAAACGGAGACGCTCACCGAGGCCGAAAAGCAGGAACGTCACACGCGCCTGGTGGAACTGCAGAACGCCATCACGCTCAAGCGTAACCAGATGATGCTCGGCCGCACCGAGGAACTCCTGGTAGAAAAGAACTCCGCACGCGACGAGACGGAACTGCGTGGCCGCACCGACAACTTCAAGAAGGTGGTGTTCAAGCCCGAAGATGGCCAGATAGTGAAGCCCGGCGACTACGTGAAGGTGAAGCTGGACGACATTCGCGGGTGGACGATTAGAGGAAAATTAGTTTAG
- a CDS encoding type II toxin-antitoxin system RelE/ParE family toxin has protein sequence MAKKYVVVITPSAQKDLNEIKSYFTNVLKTSSNSVFEKFLEQVRILKNHPFTYSVHQDPLLKLIGYRVIPIDNYLMFYVVRGNVVQIHRVLYAKRNYMLLLGFEK, from the coding sequence ATGGCTAAAAAATACGTAGTCGTCATCACACCTTCCGCACAGAAAGACCTGAATGAAATCAAGTCTTATTTTACGAATGTTCTAAAGACATCATCAAATTCCGTTTTTGAAAAGTTTCTCGAACAGGTTAGGATTTTAAAAAACCACCCGTTTACATACAGTGTTCATCAGGATCCTCTATTAAAGCTTATCGGCTACAGAGTCATTCCTATTGACAATTATCTGATGTTCTATGTCGTCAGGGGTAACGTGGTTCAAATCCATCGCGTTCTTTACGCCAAGCGGAATTATATGCTGCTGTTGGGTTTTGAAAAATAA
- a CDS encoding type II toxin-antitoxin system Phd/YefM family antitoxin — MPTIRPISDLRNNFTSVAETVHKYDEPMYLTKNGVGDMVVMSIECYEKQMAQLELYSKLAEAISEVERGAECTDAEKFLKDLMNG; from the coding sequence ATGCCGACCATTCGACCAATTTCAGACTTAAGAAACAACTTCACAAGTGTTGCCGAGACGGTCCACAAATATGACGAGCCAATGTACCTCACCAAAAACGGCGTGGGAGACATGGTCGTGATGTCTATCGAATGTTACGAAAAACAGATGGCGCAGTTGGAACTGTATTCAAAACTTGCCGAAGCAATCTCTGAAGTAGAACGTGGCGCGGAATGCACCGACGCAGAAAAATTCTTGAAGGACCTGATGAATGGCTAA